A window from Salmo trutta chromosome 29, fSalTru1.1, whole genome shotgun sequence encodes these proteins:
- the LOC115166771 gene encoding solute carrier family 22 member 18-like: MSRVKSDSPTAVTDVHTGSKMQRVIYVTYLIAVLDITWMFLQFSITPYLAKKLGFDTLWIGYLQTMVGVVQLLGGPIFGRFADLFGARAAMCLSCAASVVYYGLLAIADSPLMLFIHKLPAVLMHGLPGAQMVVTDLTEPDKRADALGKLGLCFGIGMVAGSTLGGTLSTRYGETFAACVAAGGSFISFLLVWTFIPKHTKIQAPQDNTDKKSNAKSVFDLGEITRLMKFPGVAKTFTVKIISGLPSGIFQVMFSVIAMNFFQLAPEQNGYLMAYFGIVSMVIQGGVIGRLTSKYSENSLLLLSIGMSSLVGLAQVFMANVFQFCFIVLPMMFSLSVFNIITDSMLTKTVPSSDTGTMLGLCASVQSLLRTIGPTIGGFLYHNYGVASFGFIQFVVNMVVFVFMLRNMVNSKDEHRE, translated from the exons ATGTCACGAGTTAAATCAGACTCACCCACCGCCGTTACCGATGTACATACAGGCTCAAAGATGCAGAGAGTAATTTACGTTACTTACCTCATAGCTGTCCTGGATATCACATGGATGTTTTTACAGTTTTCCATCACTCCT TATTTGGCGAAGAAGCTGGGATTTGACACCCTATGGATTGGCTATTTGCAAACCATGGTTGGTGTCGTCCAATTGTTGGGAGGCCCGATATTTGGCAG GTTTGCAGACCTTTTTGGGGCCAGGGCAGCAATGTGTCTATCCTGCGCTGCCTCTGTAGTCTACTATGGGTTACTAGCGATAGCTGACAGTCCTCTCATGCTCTTCATCCACAAACTCCCCGCTGTCTTGATGCATGGCTTGCCTG GAGCCCAGATGGTAGTGACTGACCTGACAGAACCTGACAAGCGGGCAGATGCCCTTGGCAAGCTGGGCCTATGTTTTGGCATTGGCATGGTTGCCGGCTCCACCTTGGGTGGTACACTCAGCACACGCTATGG GGAGACATTTGCTGCTTGTGTAGCTGCTGGAGGGAGCTTCATCAGCTTCCTGTTGGTTTGGACGTTTATCCCTAAACACACTAAGATACAAGCTCCACAGGACAACACAGACA AGAAGAGCAATGCCAAGTCAGTCTTTGACCTGGGTGAGATCACCAGACTGATGAAGTTCCCTGGTGTGGCCAAAACCTTCACGGTGAAGATCATCTCAGGTCTGCCATCAG GTATCTTTCAGGTCATGTTTTCTGTTATCGCCATGAACTTCTTCCAGCTGGCGCCAGAGCAGAATGGCTACCTTATGGCCTACTTTGGGATCGTGTCAATG GTAATCCAAGGGGGAGTGATTGGCCGGCTGACCTCAAAGTACTCTGAGAACTCACTGCTTCTTCTCTCCATCGGCATGTCAAGTCTGGTGGGCCTGGCTCAG GTCTTCATGGCTAACGTGTTCCAGTTCTGCTTCATCGTTCTCCCCATGATGTTCTCTCTCAGCGTGTTCAACATCATCACTGACAGCATGCTGACAAAGACTGTGCCTTCCTCCGATACCG GCACGATGCTGGGGCTGTGTGCCTCTGTGCAGTCTCTACTCCGCACCATCGGCCCCACGATTGGAGGCTTCTTGTATCACAACTACGGAGTGGCCTCTTTTGGGTTCATCCAGTTTGTCGTGAACATGGTCGTGTTTGTGTTTATGCTTAGAAACATGGTCAACAGCAAAGATGAGCACAGAGAATGA